A window of Exiguobacterium sp. Helios genomic DNA:
ATAATACGTTCGAACAACCTGATTTGGTTTCTCCACGCGATCATGAAGTGCAGCTGACGGAAGAAGGAAAACTTATTTTTGATGTACCCGCAATGAGCGTCATTACGCTTACGGTTAGCTGAGATGAAGGTCGCAGAGACACGACGTTGTCGGACTTGTTCTCCCACAGCGCTAGAGACAGATTGGTTGTTGACGATTGATGCAGAAGTGATGCAACAAGTTACGGATGCCGAGTATCAAGAACGACTTCGTCAGTGTTCGACCTGTCCGTTTCATCAGGACGATACCTGTTTAAAGTGTGGATGTTATATCTCTTACCGAGCACGTCTTGCAACGAAGCATTGTCCTATGAAGGTTTGGTGAGAAAGGAGCAACAATATGGAACGACAGACAGAAGTAGTGGATCAGACGGCAATCATGCTTGAGAATGAGACGTGTCGTTTGCGTATCTTGACATATGGAGCTACGCTTCAAGAATTTTCGATACAAGATGAAGGATGGAAAAATCTTATCCTGTCTTACGATACGTTGGAAGAGTATATGGCAGATACCTATTACTTAGGAGCGACCATCGGGCGCGTCGCAGGTCGAATCGAAAACGGCGCATTTGATCTAGAGAAAATGACGTATCAGTTACCGCAAAACGAAGGGAATCATCATTTACATGGTGGAGACGGTCTGCACTGTCAGTTTTGGAAAGTAGAAGACGTGTCAGCAGATTTCCTAACCCTTCGTTACGTAAGTCCTGATGGTGAGAATGGCTATAAAGGAATGCTTGATATTCGGGCTTCTTTTGAGTTACTTTCTGATGGTGTGAGGATTAGCTATGAGGCAACCAGTGATACTGATACGGTGTGTGATCTGACGAACCATACGTACTTTAATCTGAGTGCAGGTAAACGTGATATTTTACAACATGAATTGACATTATCTGCTGATCGCTTTGCTGAGCTACGTGAGGATTTGATACCTACAGGAAAATTACTAGAGGTAGACCAAACACCATTCGACTTCCGATTAGGCCGAACCTTATCGGAAGGTTCTGCTTCGCATCATCCTCAAAACCAATTGGTCGGTGGTTATGATCATCCGTTTGTGTTCGCCGATCAACGAAAAGCGAAGCTCTATGATCCTGAAAGCCAACGCACATTGACATTGTTTACATCTACTCCCGCACTCGTTTTGTACTCAGGAAATCAGATGAATGAGGAGACGATGTTACGTGAAGGACAATCAAGAAAACATTACGGTGTATGTTTAGAGCCGCAGCATCTTCCTGACGCGGTCCATCATGAAGAGTTCCCTTCTATCCTATTAGCAGCAGGACAGACATATCGATGGGAAACGGTGTATCGAGTCGAGAAAGGAGTCAGTCGATGAACCTCGAACAGATTCAGGAACAGGTAGCCGCGTGCACATGTGGAAATCCGCATCACACCATTACAATAGAACAGATTAGTGCTTCAGAAAATGTTTGGCAATCGTTAGCCGAGTTTGTACAGAAAAAAGAATGGCGGCACCTTCTCGTCATCGCAGATGCAAATACGCAGGCTGTCGGTTATTCTCCATTGAAAAAAGTATTAGAAGAAGCGGGCATCGACGTATCATTCGTCTCACTTTCCTTGAACGAACAAGGGGATGTCTTAGCTGGTGAATTATCAGTTGTTCAAGTGTTGTTAGAGCAAGATGCGAGTGTAGATGCATTGATTGCACTAGGAACAGGTACGATTCATGATGTGACACGATTCTGTGCTGCAAAAACAAAAGTGCCATTTCTCTCGGTGCCAACTGCTCCTTCAGTGGATGGTTTTACATCGAAAGGGGCACCATTGATTGTAAGAGGTAAAAAGATCACCTATCAACTTGTTTCGCCGATTGCTGTATTTGTACCGAATGATATTATTCGCAACGCACCACAAGCTTTAGTGGCAGCAGGTGTAGGTGATATGCTCGGAAAATATACATCCTTATTGGATTGGCACTTTGGCGCTTTTGATGGAAATGAACCGTTTTGTCCTATTGTCGCTCGATTAACAGAACGAGCATTGTTTGCCTGTATGGAGGTTCTACCAGAGATCTACGAAGGAAAAGCGAAAGGTTTGGATCAACTCATGGACTCGCTACTCCTATCTGGAATTGCCATGTTGATCTTTGGTCATTCGCATCCCGCTTCTGGTGGGGAACATCACCTGTCTCATTACTGGGAGATGGATTTCATTACGCACCATCGCCCGGCAGTCTTACATGGTACAAAGGTGGCTGTCGCCACAATGGAGCTCATTGATCTCTACAGAACAATGATCCAGGAACGTTCTGATACGCCAGTGAAGCTGAACGATTGGGCACAACATATGCCGACTCGACAGGAGATGGAGTATATCTTTGGTGCTTTAAAAGCACCTCTTCGACCGGAAGAAATTGGTGTCTCACCCCTTCTGCTAGCAAGTAGTAAACAAGAAGCTTACCGATTGCGAGAACGGCATACACTTTTAAAACAGATGAGCCTACAGTCTACTCATTCTGAGGCAGAGGAGAATTCTTTATGAGAGAAGCAATTATAAACCCTATCGTTGAACAACGCGCAGATCCATGGATAATGCGTCACACAGACGGCTATTATTATTTCACAGCTTCCTTACCTGATTTTAGTGGGATTCCCCTCCGTCGAGCTCAGACCATTAAAGAGTTAACAGAAGCAGAGGAACAAATCATATGGACGAAACGTCCGACAGGTATCATGAGTGCTAACATTTGGGCGCCTGAACTGCATCATATTCAAGGGAAATGGTATCTCTATTTCGCAGCAGCACGTGAGGATGCTATTTTTGATCATCGTATGTATGTTCTTGAAAATAGCGCAGCTAATCCTTTGGAAGGTGACTGGATAGAAAAAGGGCAGATCAAAACGTGGCGAGAATCGTTTGCACTCGATGCGACAACGTTCGAACATGAAGGACATCTGTATTACATCTGGGCACAGAAAGATCCTGAAATTGAAGGGAACTCTAATCTGTACATTTCAGAAATGAAAAATCCTTGGACTTTAATCGGACCACAAACGATGATTGCTAGTCCGGAGCATCCATGGGAAAAGATTGGTTTTCTTGTAAACGAGGGTCCGGCTGTTTTGAAGCGACACGGCCGTATATACGTAACATTTTCAGCAAGTGCGACCGATCATAATTACTGTATGGGTCTTCTTAGTATTGATGAGACGGAGAATGTTCTGGACGTAACCCGTTGGAAGAAGCATCCGAAGCCTGTTCTTACAACAAATGAAGCGATCAGCGAATACGGACCGGGTCACAATAGTTTTACGACGCTTACAGATGGGACGGATATTTTGGTTTATCATGCCCGTAGCTATAAAGAAATCGATGGCGATCCACTATGGGATCCAAATCGTCATACGTATATACGACCGTTTACTTGGCAGGGAGAACTACCTGTATTCGAGAAGAGTTTAGCAAACGAGGAGGTAATACGATGAATCAGACAGAGGATCAGCATCTTATAGTAGAGCAACGAGCAGATCCGTGGGTGTATTTACATTCTGATAACTACTATTATTTCACGGCGTCCGTTCCTGAATATGACCGAATTGAATTACGTCGTGCCACATCGCTTCAAGAATTAAGTGATGCAACACCTGTAACAGCCTGGGTCAAACACGAAACAGGTCCGATGAGTGATTTGATTTGGGCTCCAGAGTTACATTATATTGATGGGAAATGGTATATCTATTTCGCAGCTGCAAAATCACGTGAGATTGTGAATGGACTCTTTGATCATCGGATGTTCGTACTGGAAAGTAGTTCTACGAATCCTCTTGAAGGCGAGTGGGTAGAAAAAGGACAAATCGAAACGGAATGGGATTCATTTGCGCTTGATGCGACTGTATTTGAGCATCGAGATGTTCATTATTTAGTCTGGGCACAAAAAGATCCAGCTATTGAAGGAAATTCTAATCTCTATATTGCAGAGTTAGAAAATCCGTGGACCATCAAATTACCACAAATTATGCTTACAAAACCCGAGTTAGAATGGGAAACAAAAGGGTTTCTCGTCAATGAAGGTGCGGCAGTATTAAAACGCGATGGTCAGATTTTTATAACGTACTCTGCTAGTGCAACAGATGAAAACTATTGCATAGGTATGTTAAGTGTTTCTGAAGAAGGAGATATACTCAATCCTTCCATATGGAAAAAAGTACTTAAGCCAGTATTTAAAACAAATATAGAGGCCGGCCAATATGGTCCTGGGCACAATAGTTTTACTGTGAACGAGTATGGTGAAGATGTCATTGTCTATCATGCCCGCACTTATACGAACATTGAGGGCGATCCATTGTATGATCCTAATAGGCATACGCGCGCACAAGTGTTTACATGGGATAGAGATATGCGACCCATCTTTGGTAAACCTTCTGAATAAGTAATAGAAATCATAAAAGGTATACATTTCGACGTCGAAATGTATACCTTTTATGATTTCTTGATTGTATAAGAAAGAGTAACACTGTTTTATACTTAATTCCTCATACTAGTTTTTAATCTTTAAGAAAGAAAATGATCTTTAAGAATGTATTGAAAACATCTAAATATAGCGCTTACTGCTAACGGTACTACAACAAGAATTATGCCCACTAGTACCAAACCTGGAGCATCGTCCATTTGCCCAATATAAAAAAATATCG
This region includes:
- a CDS encoding family 43 glycosylhydrolase; translated protein: MNQTEDQHLIVEQRADPWVYLHSDNYYYFTASVPEYDRIELRRATSLQELSDATPVTAWVKHETGPMSDLIWAPELHYIDGKWYIYFAAAKSREIVNGLFDHRMFVLESSSTNPLEGEWVEKGQIETEWDSFALDATVFEHRDVHYLVWAQKDPAIEGNSNLYIAELENPWTIKLPQIMLTKPELEWETKGFLVNEGAAVLKRDGQIFITYSASATDENYCIGMLSVSEEGDILNPSIWKKVLKPVFKTNIEAGQYGPGHNSFTVNEYGEDVIVYHARTYTNIEGDPLYDPNRHTRAQVFTWDRDMRPIFGKPSE
- a CDS encoding aldose epimerase family protein — translated: MERQTEVVDQTAIMLENETCRLRILTYGATLQEFSIQDEGWKNLILSYDTLEEYMADTYYLGATIGRVAGRIENGAFDLEKMTYQLPQNEGNHHLHGGDGLHCQFWKVEDVSADFLTLRYVSPDGENGYKGMLDIRASFELLSDGVRISYEATSDTDTVCDLTNHTYFNLSAGKRDILQHELTLSADRFAELREDLIPTGKLLEVDQTPFDFRLGRTLSEGSASHHPQNQLVGGYDHPFVFADQRKAKLYDPESQRTLTLFTSTPALVLYSGNQMNEETMLREGQSRKHYGVCLEPQHLPDAVHHEEFPSILLAAGQTYRWETVYRVEKGVSR
- a CDS encoding family 43 glycosylhydrolase → MREAIINPIVEQRADPWIMRHTDGYYYFTASLPDFSGIPLRRAQTIKELTEAEEQIIWTKRPTGIMSANIWAPELHHIQGKWYLYFAAAREDAIFDHRMYVLENSAANPLEGDWIEKGQIKTWRESFALDATTFEHEGHLYYIWAQKDPEIEGNSNLYISEMKNPWTLIGPQTMIASPEHPWEKIGFLVNEGPAVLKRHGRIYVTFSASATDHNYCMGLLSIDETENVLDVTRWKKHPKPVLTTNEAISEYGPGHNSFTTLTDGTDILVYHARSYKEIDGDPLWDPNRHTYIRPFTWQGELPVFEKSLANEEVIR
- a CDS encoding sn-glycerol-1-phosphate dehydrogenase; protein product: MNLEQIQEQVAACTCGNPHHTITIEQISASENVWQSLAEFVQKKEWRHLLVIADANTQAVGYSPLKKVLEEAGIDVSFVSLSLNEQGDVLAGELSVVQVLLEQDASVDALIALGTGTIHDVTRFCAAKTKVPFLSVPTAPSVDGFTSKGAPLIVRGKKITYQLVSPIAVFVPNDIIRNAPQALVAAGVGDMLGKYTSLLDWHFGAFDGNEPFCPIVARLTERALFACMEVLPEIYEGKAKGLDQLMDSLLLSGIAMLIFGHSHPASGGEHHLSHYWEMDFITHHRPAVLHGTKVAVATMELIDLYRTMIQERSDTPVKLNDWAQHMPTRQEMEYIFGALKAPLRPEEIGVSPLLLASSKQEAYRLRERHTLLKQMSLQSTHSEAEENSL